Below is a window of Ammoniphilus sp. CFH 90114 DNA.
TAGAAAATTGGCTTCAGAAGCATTGGGGTTAAGTGATATAGGAAAAGTAATTGATCCAAAGGATTACGATAAGGTTGACTCTGATGACTATGTCATGCACGAGGACAAAGAGAAGATCTATTTCCTCATCAAGTCTAAGAAGGATGAGTATTGCTTTACCAATATGGCTCTTATTCACCTTGACGGGGACAGCGCAGTGAGTTCTAAGCGTACGTTAAAAAGGTATGACTACCATGCTAATCCGATCACAGATGTGTACCTGGAGACAGCAGGTACCATTGACCTCGATTGTGAGATCAAGTTTAAACTTGGAGGATCGTCATTTTCCATAGATGT
It encodes the following:
- a CDS encoding PH domain-containing protein → MFRKLASEALGLSDIGKVIDPKDYDKVDSDDYVMHEDKEKIYFLIKSKKDEYCFTNMALIHLDGDSAVSSKRTLKRYDYHANPITDVYLETAGTIDLDCEIKFKLGGSSFSIDVDKNQIEKLKDLYKSLLRISLIVATNKAKHENAHQSLSTAVDIVKGLTRTEADLSAQFAKINEITFNWLESKRSEYHISDFGFVFEKYINN